In Aedes albopictus strain Foshan chromosome 3, AalbF5, whole genome shotgun sequence, the following are encoded in one genomic region:
- the LOC134290916 gene encoding uncharacterized protein LOC134290916, with product HKFFFRSKLFDRKNRSKKAGVSDSAADDDEFNITGISHRIKTTTTSTSGPSTSRVVRNNPLYGENFKRFVAGGESVGPTSFGASASNKSVIGGLRTVEGSSVSGGRRGNNEFGENVNAILTDLDEEMEVRNWRYQLSNDHF from the coding sequence CACAAGTTCTTCTTCCGGTCGAAGTTGTTCGATCGGAAGAACCGCTCCAAAAAGGCGGGAGTGAGTGATAGTGCCGCGGACGATGACGAGTTCAACATCACCGGTATCAGCCATCGGATCAAGACGACGACCACCAGTACGAGTGGGCCGTCCACGAGTCGGGTGGTGCGCAACAATCCGTTGTACGGTGAGAACTTCAAGAGGTTCGTCGCCGGAGGTGAAAGTGTGGGGCCCACCAGTTTCGGGGCTAGTGCTAGCAATAAGAGTGTCATCGGAGGTCTGCGGACGGTGGAAGGTTCTTCGGTGAGTGGGGGTCGTCGGGGGAACAATGAGTTCGGGGAGAACGTGAATGCTATTCTGACCGATTTGGACGAGGAGATGGAGGTCAGAAACTGGCGGTACCAACTCTCCAATGATCATTTCTAG
- the LOC109416897 gene encoding uncharacterized protein LOC109416897, with translation MICSTATATTRQESTSTAATTTTANIANLCRICSAPGSHSLFLKIPAYLHEHPRECARWSTPIHRLVTEVTGLEITPDDGLPQKICVVCISYLKHAYTFRRQTIDNVAALLAAKYLIGVQERRKDTQKEVEEVIPTMVNPSVVRANVNEISYEMINVGGKKRKAIPYQKNLDKEVLQQVLGGNIKQKKKQNNAEEEQRRIEEALLSRWQDSSPEDNATGSAGGFFSYTEKEFQEDDVMELEVLKECNITFNLPEDYKEKKCPSCRRRFMFDESYNEHLKECLLFKLVKFIREVYHFLFLKENRSISSFEFIRRVVFSVKKTVEVISSYGEDTSEPELETVDSSSAKTTDDDAIKIEQSFLSNLEKLRLSYNLERAKILSPTVPIDDGRSSFTTGSTSISPLLAAITRCEECHVTFETVSELEAHNLLNHRALPIVTAIQNNLKTPPVRFPPAPTPPTLKEMEMIKNQLLSQTPPPPVYSSSSTTKGTGGDRPPSSSDDQRKAVSCKKCHQRFYTITQLDNHQIRSCRRRSPGPSPAAPERNRKNLNASYFYTMELLKDLK, from the coding sequence ATGATTTGTAGCACTGCCACCGCAACGACACGGCAGGAATCGACGtcgacggcggcgacgacgacgacggccaacATTGCCAACCTGTGCCGTATTTGTTCCGCGCCAGGTTCGCACAGCCTGTTCCTAAAGATTCCCGCCTACCTGCATGAACATCCCCGGGAATGCGCCCGCTGGTCCACTCCAATCCATAGGCTGGTGACGGAGGTGACCGGATTGGAGATCACACCGGACGATGGTCTTCCGCAGAAGATTTGTGTCGTTTGCATTTCGTACCTGAAGCACGCCTATACATTCCGACGGCAGACGATTGACAATGTGGCGGCACTGCTGGCCGCCAAGTATTTGATCGGGGTGCAGGAACGGAGGAAGGATACTCAGAAGGAAGTGGAGGAGGTGATTCCGACGATGGTGAATCCCTCGGTAGTGCGAGCTAACGTAAATGAAATTAGTTACGAAATGATAAATGTCGGGGGAAAGAAACGAAAGGCGATCCCCTATCAGAAGAATTTGGACAAGGAAGTGCTACAGCAGGTGCTGGGAGGGAACATTaagcagaagaagaagcagaataaCGCCGAGGAAGAGCAGAGACGTATTGAGGAAGCTTTGCTTAGCAGGTGGCAGGATTCATCTCCAGAGGACAATGCTACCGGAAGCGCCGGGGGGTTCTTCAGTTATACGGAGAAGGAGTTCCAAGAAGACGACGTCATGGAGctggaagttttgaaggaatgcAATATTACGTTTAATCTGCCAGAAGATTATAAGGAGAAGAAATGCCCTTCCTGTCGGAGACGGTTCATGTTCGACGAGTCATACAACGAGCACCTCAAGGAATGTCTCCTGTTCAAGTTGGTTAAGTTTATCCGGGAAGTGTATCATTTCCTGTTTTTGAAAGAGAATCGTTCCATTTCGTCGTTTGAGTTTATCAGGAGGGTGGTGTTCTCCGTGAAGAAGACGGTGGAAGTAATTTCGAGCTACGGAGAAGACACTAGTGAACCGGAACTGGAAACCGTGGACAGCTCGAGCGCCAAAACTACCGACGATGATGCTATCAAGATCGAACAATCTTTCCTAAGTAATTTGGAAAAACTTCGGCTAAGCTACAACCTGGAAAGAGCGAAAATCCTGTCCCCTACCGTACCAATCGACGACGGTCGAAGTTCGTTCACGACTGGATCTACCTCAATCTCCCCACTACTCGCTGCGATAACCCGGTGCGAAGAATGCCACGTGACATTCGAAACGGTCTCCGAGCTGGAAGCGCACAATCTACTCAACCATCGAGCACTTCCGATAGTCACGGCAATCCAAAACAATCTGAAAACGCCCCCGGTCAGGTTCCCTCCAGCACCAACGCCCCCAACCCTCaaagaaatggaaatgatcaaaaACCAACTCCTCTCGCAGACGCCACCACCACCGGTGTATTCGTCGTCCAGCACCACCAAGGGTACGGGTGGTGATCGCCCACCGTCCAGCAGTGACGACCAGCGTAAAGCGGTCAGTTGCAAAAAATGTCACCAGCGCTTCTACACCATTACCCAGCTGGACAACCATCAGATTCGTTCCTGCCGGCGGAGGTCGCCCGGTCCTAGCCCGGCTGCTCCGGAACGCAACCGGAAGAACCTGAACGCCAGCTACTTCTACACGATGGAACTACTCAAGGATTTGAAGTAG
- the LOC109416898 gene encoding liver carboxylesterase 1F, translating to MIVVRSLLYKFALGILLLATHDAVWAQIQDVTIVLSQGTIVGLKVFPETSRIPVFTYLGIPYAKPPLDDLRFASPQPSPGWNRTLYARDFKPICPQLEHNSYDDVDSQGHYKIRETSEDCLYLNIWMPETAIRYGGFPVLVMITGEEMAFDWSINRATGLDLASDGIIVVTVQYRTNVFGWLSLGQRYASGNLGLLDQQLALVWVKDNIQKFGGDTNRITLLGHGTTGGPNVMTHMVSPMARGLFSKAIIMSGTIFSPYSRVNTDRRLSDEIVKILACNYDIGRNVLKCLQQKSVHDLLKAYEYVYRNGNYTINLGPIVDDYLPAMERYVMDDPRVLFASKSFIIEDMPIMFGITSNEGGFMLNRWLDFAKQGQDYLRKYVNETLVPNILEQYEFDGFGRSQIRETINWRFFDQIPDTTAHLLHSIIKLTTETKFEIPFYKTLEVLSLTSSDPADQDLSKNDDLLHQQALRGGGNLYVYLFHHSNSMDMRGKINYFGGASHSSDLPFLMGPSLFQEIGRKRLSQSEDKLCKKIRALFTEFIKVGDPTPGRKIDSWQPYTNNLKYIKLISTRAESLFQNDKHSLETNFEDNIKTIESKLLNTNQDDQAPSPENPYLLGHINLEDQESSRSSKSAIYLDNTKDSEYFHYLRRLDSFWYGFLPKLSHIMNATDQERLRNRRIDLILEEEQELFRESSEASRYKHAFFSMLTLVCMLLAVLCVCVYVLKKNTNTNFTNIL from the exons ATGATCGTGGTTAGATCATTGCTGTACAAGTTTGCGCTAGGAATACTACTGCTAGCGACGCATGATGCGGTATGGGCCCAGATTCAGGACGTCACCATTGTTCTCAGTCAGGGGACGATCGTCGGG CTCAAGGTCTTCCCGGAAACATCCCGAATACCGGTCTTCACCTATTTGGGCATCCCATACGCGAAGCCTCCACTGGACGACCTTCGCTTTGCATCCCCTCAGCCGAGTCCAGGATGGAATCGAACCCTGTACGCTCGAGACTTCAAACCAATCTGCCCGCAGCTAGAACACAACAGCTACGATGACGTGGACTCCCAAGGCCACTACAAGATCCGTGAAACAAGCGAGGATTGTCTGTACCTGAACATCTGGATGCCGGAGACGGCCATCCGATACGGAGGCTTCCCGGTACTAGTCATGATCACCGGTGAAGAGATGGCCTTTGACTGGTCAATCAATCGGGCTACAGGTCTGGATCTCGCGTCGGACGGGATCATCGTAGTCACGGTCCAATACCGGACGAATGTGTTCGGATGGCTATCCCTAGGACAGAGGTACGCTTCCGGGAACCTCGGACTTCTCGACCAGCAGCTGGCCTTGGTTTGGGTCAAGGACAACATTCAAAAATTTGGAGGCGATACCAACAGGATCACTCTGCTGGGCCATGGAACAACCGGCGGACCAAATGTGATGACCCACATGGTCAGTCCCATGGCACGAGGGCTGTTTTCCAAGGCTATCATCATGTCCGGTACTATTTTCTCGCCGTACTCCCGAGTAAACACAGATCGCAGGTTATCCGATGAAATCGTAAAAATCCTGGCCTGCAATTACGACATCGGACGCAACGTGCTCAAATGCCTTCAGCAGAAGAGCGTCCATGACCTTCTCAAGGCTTACGAGTACGTCTACCGCAATGGAAACTATACCATCAACCTGGGTCCAATTGTGGACGACTATTTGCCCGCGATGGAACGGTACGTCATGGACGACCCACGGGTGCTGTTCGCGTCCAAGTCGTTCATCATCGAGGATATGCCGATCATGTTCGGAATTACCAGCAACGAAGGGGGCTTCATGCTGAACAGGTGGCTTGACTTTGCAAAGCAGGGGCAGGACTATCTGCGGAAGTACGTCAACGAGACGTTGGTGCCGAACATTTTGGAGCAGTACGAATTCGACGGCTTTGGACGGAGTCAG ATCCGTGAAACTATCAACTGGCGATTCTTCGATCAGATCCCGGATACCACAGCACATCTGCTCCACTCAATCATCAAGCTGACCACGGAAACCAAGTTTGAAATTCCGTTCTACAAAACCCTGGAGGTCCTCAGCCTAACCTCATCAGACCCAGCCGACCAGGATCTCTCAAAAAACGACGACCTGCTTCACCAACAAGCCCTACGAGGAGGTGGTAACTTGTACGTCTACCTCTTCCATCACTCAAACTCGATGGATATGCGAGGCAAGATCAACTACTTCGGTGGAGCGTCGCACTCCTCCGATCTGCCTTTCCTGATGGGACCCAGCCTGTTCCAGGAGATTGGCCGGAAACGGCTGTCCCAATCCGAGGATAAGCTCTGCAAGAAAATTCGAGCCTTGTTCACCGAGTTCATCAAAGTTGG TGATCCCACGCCTGGTCGTAAGATCGACTCGTGGCAACCGTACACCAACAATCTCAAGTACATCAAGCTGATCTCCACGCGAGCGGAGAGTCTTTTCCAGAACGACAAGCACAGTCTGGAGACCAACTTCGAAGACAACATCAAAACTATCGAAAGTAAACTGCTGAACACCAACCAGGACGACCAGGCCCCTAGCCCGGAGAACCCCTACCTcttgggtcacatcaacctcgaAGACCAAGAGAGCTCTCGCTCGTCCAAGAGCGCCATCTACCTGGACAATACCAAAGATTCCGAATACTTCCACTACCTGCGACGGCTCGACAGCTTCTGGTACGGATTCCTACCGAAGCTGTCCCACATTATGAATGCCACCGATCAAGAACGGCTCCGGAACCGCCGGATCGACTTGATCCTCGAAGAAGAGCAGGAACTCTTCCGCGAGTCGTCAGAAGCGTCCCGCTACAAGCATGCCTTCTTCTCGATGCTGACCCTAGTCTGCATGCTTCTGGCCGTCCTGTGCGTCTGCGTCTACGTCCTGAAGAAGAACACGAACACCAATTTCACCAATATCTTATGA